The following nucleotide sequence is from Diospyros lotus cultivar Yz01 chromosome 3, ASM1463336v1, whole genome shotgun sequence.
TTATTGTGAAAACAATTTTTGTAAAGGGTAACAATGTCAATGTGATAGTTGGggaaagaaaattagaaaaaagaaaagaaaagaaattcaaatggTGCAGTGTTCTTTCACTATTGAACTTACTGGGCCACGTGTTTCTAGCTCGCTCGCTTCCGTGGTTGGGTGCTAGATATTTTGCCCCGACGGCCAGCCCCCTGAGAGAGCAAGAGGAAGATATTTTCGTCACCGAATATTTTATTGGTAAAATCCAATGGATGCTTCATTGATTGGGCAATGGCACGTGCTAGAATGGGATTCTAAACCGACTACATTTTCCAATTGGGCCACGGCACGGCATAAATGGCTATTTCTTTGAGGGCTGTGGCCACTTGTGGGTTAAGGTTTTATTAATTTCCCCCTTTTACTTTATTCAATCCATCCATCCAATAGCAAAGTTGTTTCAGATCCAAAAGGCCTCCTCCATGTCCAAGTCCAACTGTAACCACTGATTCATTCAAAAACtttaaaagtaataataataaaagtaaaacCACGGCCCTGACTCTGCTGTTCCACTGTGAGGAAGTCAAGGCATGAGTCATGCCCACCATCGCACACCCCTCAACTGCAATTGGCCTGTCACTTCACTCTATCTCACAGCTAAGGACTTTTGCGTCCTCCCTTAATctaggaattaaaaaatacaaaaaaaaaagaagaagcagggaaaagcctttttcctttctttcttcccccCATAAACCGCcgattgtcttttttttttttttttgtgtgtgtgtgtggataaaattacactttcGGCGTAGTTTTCACTTTCAAAAGATACTTTGCCAAGGAAGCTCCTAATTTTATAGcttcattttatgttttaattaggCTATTATAAAACCAAGTAATATGTCGTTTATGCAAATTATTGGGTTAAAGTGTCATTTGCCCATTTTGTATTCATATAAATTTCTTGACAACGCTAGAAAGTTGAAACCTCGCTGGCCGAGGAGCGGAGAATGGAGGACGCGACCAACGACAACCGCCTTCTCCGTCACCGTCGCCGCCGCCGCGACAGGAAAGAAGCGAAAACTGGCGAAGACGATGATGGCCGGGAACAACAACACAACGAAGAAGGGAGCAAAGACGATGAGGAATGTGACAAGGAGGTTTGGGACACGCTCAGCGCGAGCTTCAAACAGGTTCAGTCGGTGCTGGACCAGAACCGAACGTTGATTCAAAAGGTGAACGAGAACCACGAGTCGAAGCTTCCGGACAACCTCGCTAAGAACGTTTCCCTAATTCGAGAGATCAACGGCAATATATCCAAGGTCATGTCCCTCTACTCCGATCTCTCGGCCAATTTCTCCAGCATCGTTCACCAGCGACGCGCCGTCACGGCTTCTAACACCAACCACGACGAAACTGAAAAGAACAATAGCCTCAACACCGAGTCAATTCAGTAATTCTTAATTACCCTTGGCCTTTCTGATGCTTCGAGTCTTGGTTAGTCTGTTCTACTTGGAATAATTTGAGTTTCAGATGTTTGATTTTGTGTCAGTGAGACATGGATCATTAACTTCTTAATGTTATTGTGTTGGATCAATCGTGGCGGTGGTGGTAGTGATAAATGTTGTTGCTTATTTGGtgcttttgttatgtttttgtaTTTGTAAGGACGAAGACTGCGGGACTTCTTATCATGCTTGCTGCCCGCAGACTTGACTGAGGTATTTATGTTCTGTTTACTTGTCTCACTTCTGTCCACGTTtatattcataatttcttgATTACTAACTAATCAGAAATGCTAATTACTGCAAGTAAAGAATGCTGGTTTCTTAGTTTTGATTAGTCATGAATAAATTAGTGCGGAATTTGCACGGAGAATTGTCACCTAATCTGGAGAATCATCGCATAATTGAAGAATTCTTCTCCATGATGCCACaaagtaatattattttgcaTACTTCTATTAAGTTAGCAGGTTGAAAGCATGTATGTGAGTGATTTCTGGAGTTTGGAGAACGATgacaaattctgatttttttctgCTTTTAATTCATTGTGATTTATGTAGAATTTCTTCAGTCATCATTCATCAATAGCTTTCCTAAATCTTATCTATTCTGTTTGCCAAACCGAAAATAGCAGGTACATGGGAGGAACTCTAGTTTTCTTTGTTGTTATTCGGTTTGCAAATACTTCTATTGAGATAGAACTCTTAACATACCATCTGATTTCTGCCTAGGTAAAATGCTAACTGACAAGAAGATAAGAGTATGAAACCATACTTTTGTCCACATTTAGTACAGCCCTTCGGGCAGATGAAGCAGAGTGCCTTTGCTCACTAATTAACTTATCAAAATAAACGACACGGATAATTTCACGGCTTTGGTGTTTCATACTAGTTACTTTTGTGGATATATAGACAAGGTGCTTGGAACtgatactttttttcttttccacgtGTTCTTAATTTTCTGTTCCTGAGCATCTGAGCTTAGTGTTGAGGgcatcttttccttttcataaAGAATTTCCTGTTGCTTCTCTGCATATAATGATGGAGCACcagttataaaaaaaagttgattTTTTCGCTAATCAGAAAAACTGATTCTATACCCTAGTTTTTTTATCTATCTGTGTCAACTAATGGATTATATCCTTGCCTTGGGATCTGGGTGACCAAGTTACTACTCCTTTGCAGTCATTTATCAACTAAAAATGATGAACTGAGGATGTCATGTTTGTGTTTTGGACTGTAGTTTCAGCAGCTAGTGTCAGCTATTAGTGTCAGTAGTCCAGGCATTAGGAAAAGTGTGGCATTTTGGATTTCTATCTTGTTTCGACAGAATCATTAAGATGCTCCCTAGATCCATGTTCCACATCACCAGGTTGTTAGAAGAAATGTTCTCTTAACCAAATGAGGCTTGGAATTTGAGGTGGGATACTTTGATATTGTTCTTTGGATTAGATTGGTCATATTAACTGCTAAATTGTTTTAGCATCTGGCAATTAATACCACATGAGAATCTTTTTGAAATTTGCTTTCCTGTAACTTAACAAGTTTTGGATTAAATAGCTATTTAGGCTATTTTGCTTATATTCGAAATAACTTAGTCCTCTATGTTCTTATACTCTCTTTGTCATCATTCTATCCCTATTTCATCATATTActttttacttgaaaaaattAGCATGCCATATTTGTCCATGGTATGTTCAACAATATCTTGTTAAGAGTATGTCATGcatacttttacatttttttgttgCCAAGATAGATTATCTTTTAGTAGATCATTTGGTCAACTAGTGTTTTGCGTGAGTGAATATGTGTTGAGTGTGTGGGAATGTTAGTTGTCCCACATTGCTTGGTGAAGAGGGATAATGTGAGTATAAATAGCCCAAA
It contains:
- the LOC127797043 gene encoding protein EARLY FLOWERING 4-like isoform X1 codes for the protein MEDATNDNRLLRHRRRRRDRKEAKTGEDDDGREQQHNEEGSKDDEECDKEVWDTLSASFKQVQSVLDQNRTLIQKVNENHESKLPDNLAKNVSLIREINGNISKVMSLYSDLSANFSSIVHQRRAVTASNTNHDETEKNNSLNTESIQTKTAGLLIMLAARRLD
- the LOC127797043 gene encoding protein EARLY FLOWERING 4-like isoform X2, encoding MEDATNDNRLLRHRRRRRDRKEAKTGEDDDGREQQHNEEGSKDDEECDKEVWDTLSASFKQVQSVLDQNRTLIQKVNENHESKLPDNLAKNVSLIREINGNISKVMSLYSDLSANFSSIVHQRRAVTASNTNHDETEKNNSLNTESIQ